From Candidatus Eremiobacterota bacterium, one genomic window encodes:
- the rfbF gene encoding glucose-1-phosphate cytidylyltransferase — protein sequence MKTVILAGGMGSRISEESYLRPKPMVEIGEKPILWHILKIYSHFGFREFVICLGYKGYVIKEYFAHFFLHSSDVTFDFSNNRETICYQSPAAEPWRVTLADTGIETATGGRIKRVASYIGNEPFMLTYGDGVADIDIGRLLAFHRSHGKKATVTAVQPGGRFGAIELGDNDTVTGFKEKPKGDRSLINGGFFVLEPEVFDYISDDSTYFEKEPIEKLAAEGELKAYLHKGYWQPMDTLRDRQVLEQQWQSGRAPWKIWSAP from the coding sequence ATGAAAACCGTCATACTCGCCGGAGGCATGGGAAGCCGCATCAGCGAAGAATCATACCTGCGGCCCAAGCCAATGGTGGAGATCGGGGAAAAACCCATTCTGTGGCATATCCTGAAGATTTACTCCCATTTTGGATTCCGGGAGTTTGTCATCTGCCTGGGCTACAAAGGGTATGTCATCAAGGAGTATTTTGCCCATTTTTTTCTCCATTCAAGCGATGTCACCTTTGATTTCAGCAACAACAGGGAGACGATATGCTATCAAAGTCCCGCCGCGGAGCCCTGGAGAGTCACCCTCGCCGACACAGGCATTGAAACGGCAACAGGTGGCCGCATAAAGCGCGTTGCTTCCTATATCGGCAATGAGCCCTTTATGCTCACCTACGGTGACGGCGTCGCCGATATCGATATCGGCAGACTCCTGGCCTTTCACCGATCCCATGGGAAAAAAGCCACCGTTACCGCCGTGCAGCCCGGGGGGAGGTTCGGCGCCATTGAGCTGGGAGACAATGATACCGTGACAGGCTTCAAGGAAAAGCCAAAGGGGGACAGATCCTTGATAAACGGAGGCTTTTTTGTGCTTGAGCCGGAGGTTTTCGATTATATCAGCGATGACAGCACCTATTTCGAGAAAGAGCCCATTGAAAAGCTCGCTGCTGAGGGCGAGCTGAAAGCATACCTTCATAAGGGATACTGGCAGCCCATGGATACCCTGAGAGACCGGCAGGTCCTTGAGCAGCAGTGGCAGTCGGGCAGGGCGCCCTGGAAAATATGGAGCGCACCATGA
- the rfbG gene encoding CDP-glucose 4,6-dehydratase, with protein MNDHCFWRGKKVFLTGHTGFKGAWLALVLTHLGATVAGYALPPPTEPSLFALAGLDSCMVSTISDIRKGEDLARAVGDFSPGVVIHMAAQALVRESYRRAFETYEVNVMGTVNLLEAVRKCPSVKALVIVTTDKVYENREWFWPYRESEPLGGYDPYSASKACAEIITSSYRNSFFNPEAFNDHGVALATVRSGNVIGGGDWAAERLVPDCINSFLAGEPVMIRYPEATRPWQHVLEPLLGYLMLAEKLYHEGYAWGGPWNFGPAYDDARTVLSIVDYLSSRWEGGARYLVKKGEKPHEAGFLRLDSSKALTLLGWAPRWNLDYALDMVLSWTHAWREKKDMQKVSLEQVEAYLAPLMP; from the coding sequence ATGAATGACCATTGCTTCTGGAGAGGGAAAAAAGTCTTTCTTACGGGCCACACGGGCTTCAAGGGAGCATGGCTTGCCCTTGTCCTCACTCACCTTGGCGCCACTGTCGCCGGGTATGCCCTCCCCCCTCCCACGGAACCATCCCTTTTCGCACTCGCCGGCCTGGACAGCTGCATGGTCTCCACTATTTCCGATATCAGGAAGGGCGAAGACCTGGCCAGGGCCGTAGGTGACTTTTCCCCCGGGGTGGTCATCCATATGGCGGCACAGGCCCTCGTGAGAGAGTCATACCGCAGGGCTTTCGAGACTTACGAAGTGAACGTGATGGGCACGGTGAACCTTCTGGAGGCCGTGAGGAAATGCCCCTCCGTCAAGGCGCTCGTCATCGTGACCACCGACAAGGTCTATGAGAACAGGGAATGGTTCTGGCCTTACAGGGAAAGCGAGCCCCTGGGGGGATACGATCCTTACTCGGCAAGCAAGGCCTGTGCGGAGATCATCACCTCATCTTACAGGAACTCCTTCTTCAACCCCGAAGCCTTCAATGACCACGGCGTGGCGCTTGCCACAGTCCGCTCGGGAAACGTAATCGGCGGGGGGGATTGGGCAGCTGAAAGGCTTGTCCCCGACTGCATCAACTCCTTTCTGGCGGGAGAGCCTGTCATGATAAGGTATCCTGAGGCCACAAGGCCGTGGCAGCACGTGCTTGAGCCCCTCCTGGGGTACCTCATGCTTGCAGAAAAGCTTTACCATGAGGGATACGCATGGGGAGGGCCCTGGAATTTCGGGCCTGCCTATGATGATGCAAGGACGGTCCTCTCAATTGTTGACTATCTCTCCTCCCGGTGGGAAGGCGGGGCGCGCTACCTCGTGAAAAAAGGCGAAAAGCCCCATGAGGCGGGCTTCCTCAGGCTTGACAGCTCAAAGGCTCTCACGCTTCTCGGGTGGGCGCCCCGCTGGAACCTTGACTATGCCCTCGACATGGTTCTCTCCTGGACCCATGCCTGGAGAGAGAAAAAGGATATGCAGAAAGTATCTCTGGAACAGGTAGAAGCCTATCTCGCCCCCTTGATGCCATGA